Sequence from the Thermodesulfobacteriota bacterium genome:
TATGTTAGCCTAAATCTGGAAGATCCTAACAACCTTGCTATATATGCTATTGACCAATTGGATCCTAATATAGTTCAGCAAATACTGTTTCCAACAATTCCTAATGTCTTCGGTATGGCAAGAAATATGCTCACTATGGCAGGCGGTACGATGATAGGGAGCTTCATTAATAACGGTAACCCAAACCCTGGGGGTGGAGGCGAGCTCACCGCTCTTAGAGTAAGACCTGATAATAACTGTCTGCTAGAGGCTGACAGATTTAAGGTAAATGCTAATTTTAATGAGTTTGATGATTATGGCGAATCCACTGTTGCACCAAGAGAGCCGCTTGGGTTTTTTAGTAATGCTGACCCTTGTATCGGCGGATGCAACATTACACATAACAGATTTGACATTTATTGTTCTGATGACGGTGGGGAGTTTTGGTTCTTAAACCCCGATAGTGTTGATGAAATTCTTTGCGCACTCAACGGCGGACCTATTGCAGCTATGAACCCTATTGCTCGTGATAGGTTCTGGGTTTTCTATGGTTCACTCACAAATGTAGATGTTTCAATCCGAGTCACAGATACACAAACAGGGGTGACTAAAGAATTTGATAACGATATACAGTTCGCGGGCCTAGGTGATTCATGTGGAGTTTCTACAGATGAAGGAGAAGCTGTAATTTATAGGAACAAAAGAGACCAGCAGGTTAAACTGGTAACATTCCAAAAGGACTTTGGCGAGCCGGGAGGCGAAGATCCTAAGGTTCATATGATTGCTGATGATCCTGATTTTGATGTTTTCTATGGATTCGGATGCAGTCCTACACCAGACAATCCTAACGGCACAGATGCCGCGTTTACGTGGATTGGCGGAAGGGTAGATGTTGATTTTGGCGAACCATTTGGCGGTGGACCTAGAATAATCTTATCTCAAAACCAGCCTCCAACTACAAATTCCAACTTTGGCCCTGCAGCTATGACAAATATGTGCGCCCCGATATTTTCGGAAAGATTAGAATCAGGAGATACGGTCGCTTGGGGTCAAACAAATCAAAGCACATTTTACTCACAATTCATATACCGCTTAGAGGCGCCAGTTCCAACCTTGAGCCAGTGGGGACTCATATCGCTATCATTCGTTTTATTGGTTATCGGAGGACTTTATCTTAGAAGAAAGTCTGCAGTTTCAGACAAATAGTTCAGAAAATAATTTAGTGATAAAGAAGAGATGAATCCCTCTTGGCTCACAGTCTAAGGGGGATTTTTATTTGGCTAAAAAATTGTTTCATTACCTACAAGAATTTTTGCTGTAAGAGAGGCTTGCACAGTATCCTGAGTGTTCCTTACTTCGCCTGCCAGTGTAACTAGACCACCGTTTAATTTTGGCTTCTCATCAAGCTCAGTGATTGTCCATTCCATTGTGACAGTATCATCTATATATACGGGTGCTGTAAATTTTATAGAGGCCTCTACTGTTGATATATCGGTGTCATGAAAAACTTTGCTGTACACTCCTACCATAAGGCTAAACATTAAGGCTCCGTGCACAATTCGTTTTCCGAATCTTGCATTTTGCATGTCTAATTCGTTTGTATGTAGTGCATTGTAATCATTAAATAGTCCGGCAGATCTTACGACGTGTGTCTCTGTAATGGTTATTTTCTCGGATAAAATGTCACCAATTTTAAGCTCGTTAAATGCTCTTCCGATTCGTACCATTTTCTCCTCCAGCTTTAAATAAATTTCCTGTCCCTTATGGCTTTTCCAAGCGTTATTTCATCAATGTACTCAATATCTCCGCCCATCGGAACGCCGTGCGCAATACGGCTTACTTCAATCCCTAAGGGCTTTATTAGTCTAGAGAGATAAAGGGCCGTTGCCTCTCCTTCAACGCTAGGATTTGTAGCAACTATCACCTCTTTGACGCCTTCTTCTTCTAGTCTTGAAATAAGCTCTGATATTTTAAGTTCCTCTGGCCCCACACCTTCCATAGGAGAAATGACTCCATGAAGTACGTGATATTGACCTCTAAATTCTTTACTCTTTTCTATTGCAAGCAGATCAAGAGGCTCTTCGACAATGCATATTACACTATTATCCCTCTGTGTGTCGGTGCATATATCACATGGTGATTTAGAGCTGAAATTAAAGCACTTTTCGCACAGTACAACTTTGGTTTTTGCGTCAACTATGGCCTGGGCCAGGTTCTCAGAATATACTTTGGGTGATCTGAAGATGTGAAACGCAAGTCTTGTGGCGTTTTTCTCTCCTATGCCCGGTAGCTTAGCAAGCTCACCGATAAGCCTAGATATAGATTCTGGAAGTCCTCTTGTCTTCATCTCTTAGAGCAGTCCGGGTGGAAGACCCATTCCGCCGGCAGCTTTTGATACCTCTTCCTGCATAAGTTCTTGACCACGGTTAAGCGCTTCGTTAACTGCTGCAGTGATCAAATCCTGAAGCATATCGATATCATCGTCCTGAACTATTTCAGGCTCTATTTTAATAGATACAATCTCTCCCTTAGCCTTGGCAACTACTGTGACCATCCCGCCGCCAGAGGTTGCTTCTAGTGTTTTCTCGCCGGCCTCGGCTTGGAGCTTTTCCATCTTCTCCTTCATCTGATTGGCCTGCTTGATTAAGTTCTTCATGTTACCACCGCCGCCTAATTTCATATCTTCACTCCTTATTATTTGGTTTGATGTTAATGACCCTGCCTCCAAAAACATCTAATGCTTCTTGTAGGATGGGGTCATTTTTGATTCTTTCTTTTTTCTGTGCCTTTTTTTCAATTTTGCTGTTTATATCGTTTTTTGCTTGTGCTCCGATTTCTTGTATCCGAAGTTCTACGTCATCAGAGAAAAAGTCTTTAACAAGAGCAAGAAGAGTTGTTTGAGATTCTTTTCTTTTTAAATAATCTAGAGCTGCAGACCCTTTTTCACATACAATTTTTAGTGTTGAACTATCAGATACCAATTCCACTACTTGCTCAAGCCTCCTGCCAATTACAGGTTTATTGGATTTAACGTATTGAATAAATTCCTGAGTTGTCTTGATTTCCGAATTCTTGCCATTGGCTGCTTGATTATTGGTCTCTGTTGGCTGACTATCAATCTTGGGCTTAGCCTTCGTTTTCGTTGGAGCTTTGCTAGTTGAAGGGGCCGATTTGTAGCTAGGCTGGGCCTCATCAAAGCTTTTAGGGCTTTTTTTTACTGAAGAAGGCGCCCCGCCACTCATATTATCAAGTTTTTCAATAATCTCCCTAATAGGAGTAATGTCTTCTAAGCTTGAGAGTTTAATAAGCATGAGCTCAAGACTCATCTGAGGGTAGAAAGACCTTTGTATATTCTCTGCGCCCTCGAGCATTATATTAAATAGCGCCTCTAGCGTTTCAATGCTCACATTATTAAGAAGCTCTTGAAGAGCTAATTTATCTTCATCAGAGAGATCGGTTATCGCATCCTTCCCACAGGTCTTAATTAAAAGAGCATAACGCAATGTGCCCAGAAGATCCTCTGCAAACCGCTTTGGGCTTATTCCTTTGTCAATTGCCTGATTTAAAACATCTATGCAGTGTTTTGGGTCTTTTTGTATAACTCCTTCAAGAGCAGATTTCACTAGATGGCGATCCAAAATTCCTAAAATATTAAGAGCATCCTCATGCTTGATGTCACTGCCGAAGGTAGCGATTAGCTGGTCCATGAGACTAAGTGAGTCTCGAAGACTGCCGTCAGCTTCCTGGGCAATTACATATAGAGTTTCGTCTTCTACTTTAATTTTTTCTTTTTTAGTAATTGCAGTGAGTTGTTCTTTTATTTTATCTACAGATACTTTTTTGAAGTCATATCTTTGGCATCTGGATAAAATCGTAACCGGTATTTTATGCACCTCAGTGGTAGCAAGAATGAATAGCACATGGGGCGGAGGTTCTTCTAAAGTTTTAAGCAGTGCATTGAATGCTGACTGTGAGAGCATATGAGCTTCATCAATTATGTAGATCTTATTTTTCCCTGATGTGGGAAGATATTTTATGTTCTCAATTATCTCCCTAACGTCATTTACGCCGGTGTGAGAAGCGGCATCAATTTCCATTACATCAAGAGATTTCCCCTCTGATATCTCTTTGCAAATAGTGCAATCAGGGCAAGGTGCAGCAGTAGGTCCGTCCGCACAGTTAACTGCTTTAGCCAATATTCTGGCGGTGGATGTTTTCCCCACTCCTCTGGGGCCAGAAAATACAAAAGCATGTGCTATTTTGCCAGTAGAAATAGCGTTTTTGAGGGTTTGCGTAATATAGTCCTGGCCTATTAGGTCATCAAAAGTCTGTGGTCTCCACTTTCTTGCCAGAACAACGTAGGACATCTTTCACCTTTTTTTACCAGTTAGCCAGGTATCCGCAACGCACTAGAGGGTTTGCTACCGTTGCTCCCTTCCAGGCCTGGCGGGTTTCACAATCTCAAGCCGTACGGGCCTGACCAACTGGAATTTTATTTCTCAATTAAATCGCAAATACATATTATACAATATGAGGGCGTATACTCTAATTACAAGCTATTATGATCCCTTATATTATGTGGCGGAGAGGGAGGGATTCGAACCCTCGAGGGAGCGTGAACCCCCTACACGCTTTCCAGGCGTGCACCTTCGGCCACTCGGTCACCTCTCCTTTGTATCCGAAAATTAAGACAAAGATTTTAACATTTAGATGGAATTGTTCAAAAAAGGCTAATTTTAATAATTAAAGCCCTTTAGTAGGAAATTTTGTCTAATCTAATATTCTTCCTCTGGATATTGGGCGCCTTCTTCATAGCCTTCTCTTATGTTCTCAGGCATCGTAGGGGCGCCAACTGCTTCACCAGGATCCTCTGCGGACCCTGGACTTAACCAGGAGCAGCCAGTTGAAAATACACAAATTAAAATTAACAATAACCCAAATATCTTAATATAATTCCTTGCGGATTTATTCATCTCTTTTTCCCGTTAAAGATATTTACTCGCCTTTATACTCACACTTGCAAATATCTTTGTGAATGTAGGCAATAACATCCCATATCTGTGGCTCTGACAAAACTCCGCCCCATGCAGCCATCATAGGTGAAAGGCCAACTGCGGCGCCGCCTTCATTAATTACCTTAAACAGATGTTCATTGCTTAGGGTGGACACATAGGATGCGTCGCTTAAATCTCGGGGCTTTGGATCTAGAGCTGCTGATGCTATTCCATCACCCTTACCTGTTGCGCCATGACATGATGCGCAAATATTATCATACTGCGTTTTGCCCTCTGCTGCATTACCTTTTTCCTCTGCAACACCATTATACGTAATTAGCCCCAGCACCATGAATGATGCAAGGACAACCCTAATAACTTTACTCAATTTAGTACCTCCAATATATAAATAACTTAGCCTAATCCTAATTGTAACTGTATTCTTGGGTTTGTATAGTAATATTCCTTGAAGAATTTAGTGCTGAGTGCGATAATGATTAATAAAGATTTATGGAGTTTTAAATGAGCTTTATTCATACCGATATAAATGAGAAAATAGCTACTGTGAAAATAATCAGAAACAAGGTAAATGCGCTTAACGATGCTGTCGTTGACGATCTCACGTATTCACTAAAAGAGAT
This genomic interval carries:
- the recR gene encoding recombination mediator RecR, yielding MKTRGLPESISRLIGELAKLPGIGEKNATRLAFHIFRSPKVYSENLAQAIVDAKTKVVLCEKCFNFSSKSPCDICTDTQRDNSVICIVEEPLDLLAIEKSKEFRGQYHVLHGVISPMEGVGPEELKISELISRLEEEGVKEVIVATNPSVEGEATALYLSRLIKPLGIEVSRIAHGVPMGGDIEYIDEITLGKAIRDRKFI
- a CDS encoding YbaB/EbfC family nucleoid-associated protein, with amino-acid sequence MKLGGGGNMKNLIKQANQMKEKMEKLQAEAGEKTLEATSGGGMVTVVAKAKGEIVSIKIEPEIVQDDDIDMLQDLITAAVNEALNRGQELMQEEVSKAAGGMGLPPGLL
- a CDS encoding cytochrome c; its protein translation is MSKVIRVVLASFMVLGLITYNGVAEEKGNAAEGKTQYDNICASCHGATGKGDGIASAALDPKPRDLSDASYVSTLSNEHLFKVINEGGAAVGLSPMMAAWGGVLSEPQIWDVIAYIHKDICKCEYKGE
- a CDS encoding IPTL-CTERM sorting domain-containing protein; amino-acid sequence: MKVIIQNLIILIALVLYFTSFSQADVEEGRVGDYRFPNGVNIDPKTPLEIMGGSCIEQNDQCQTGFQTTHDVYVSLNLEDPNNLAIYAIDQLDPNIVQQILFPTIPNVFGMARNMLTMAGGTMIGSFINNGNPNPGGGGELTALRVRPDNNCLLEADRFKVNANFNEFDDYGESTVAPREPLGFFSNADPCIGGCNITHNRFDIYCSDDGGEFWFLNPDSVDEILCALNGGPIAAMNPIARDRFWVFYGSLTNVDVSIRVTDTQTGVTKEFDNDIQFAGLGDSCGVSTDEGEAVIYRNKRDQQVKLVTFQKDFGEPGGEDPKVHMIADDPDFDVFYGFGCSPTPDNPNGTDAAFTWIGGRVDVDFGEPFGGGPRIILSQNQPPTTNSNFGPAAMTNMCAPIFSERLESGDTVAWGQTNQSTFYSQFIYRLEAPVPTLSQWGLISLSFVLLVIGGLYLRRKSAVSDK
- the dnaX gene encoding DNA polymerase III subunit gamma/tau, with the translated sequence MSYVVLARKWRPQTFDDLIGQDYITQTLKNAISTGKIAHAFVFSGPRGVGKTSTARILAKAVNCADGPTAAPCPDCTICKEISEGKSLDVMEIDAASHTGVNDVREIIENIKYLPTSGKNKIYIIDEAHMLSQSAFNALLKTLEEPPPHVLFILATTEVHKIPVTILSRCQRYDFKKVSVDKIKEQLTAITKKEKIKVEDETLYVIAQEADGSLRDSLSLMDQLIATFGSDIKHEDALNILGILDRHLVKSALEGVIQKDPKHCIDVLNQAIDKGISPKRFAEDLLGTLRYALLIKTCGKDAITDLSDEDKLALQELLNNVSIETLEALFNIMLEGAENIQRSFYPQMSLELMLIKLSSLEDITPIREIIEKLDNMSGGAPSSVKKSPKSFDEAQPSYKSAPSTSKAPTKTKAKPKIDSQPTETNNQAANGKNSEIKTTQEFIQYVKSNKPVIGRRLEQVVELVSDSSTLKIVCEKGSAALDYLKRKESQTTLLALVKDFFSDDVELRIQEIGAQAKNDINSKIEKKAQKKERIKNDPILQEALDVFGGRVINIKPNNKE
- a CDS encoding MaoC family dehydratase, producing the protein MVRIGRAFNELKIGDILSEKITITETHVVRSAGLFNDYNALHTNELDMQNARFGKRIVHGALMFSLMVGVYSKVFHDTDISTVEASIKFTAPVYIDDTVTMEWTITELDEKPKLNGGLVTLAGEVRNTQDTVQASLTAKILVGNETIF